The following proteins come from a genomic window of Aspergillus oryzae RIB40 DNA, chromosome 4:
- a CDS encoding uncharacterized protein (permease of the major facilitator superfamily) codes for MTSNQYNLVTTMYYVSWGVVLCCHAAVTNRQGLYAVRFFLGLFEAGLWPGMLVQLCYWYRPDEIAPRIVLVTLLGNFSTVISGVLAFAFNGVTTGGLSGWKWLVLTEGIFTVILGIIVYFLLPDFPSTASWLSERERTFVEARLPSNAPRAAEANFNLRELLTTLQNKRIWLFLLCWAFFTVGTTGLTFYQPTVIANLGFT; via the exons ATGACGTCCAACCAGTATAATCTGGTTACCACGATGTACTAC GTATCCTGGGGAGTAGTACTCTGCTGCCATGCAGCTGTGACCAACCGACAGGGTCTCTATGCGGTTCGCTTTTTCCTTGGTCTCTTCGAGGCCGGTCTGTGGCCAGGCATGCTTGTCCAGTTATGCTACTGGTATAGACCGGACGAGATTGCTCCTCGGATAGTCCTCGTCACACTTCTAGGTAACTTTAGCACGGTTATCAGTGGCGTGCTTGCCTTCGCATTTAATGGAGTTACCACTGGTGGCTTATCTGGTTGGAAATG GTTAGTTTTGACCGAAGGCATCTTTACCGTTATACTGGGGATCATCGTATACTTCCTCTTACCGGATT TTCCATCTACGGCATCCTGGCTATCTGAGAGAGAACGGACTTTCGTCGAAGCCCGCCTCCCGAGTAACGCTCCGAGGGCAGCTGAAGCAAATTTCAACCTGCGCGAACTCCTCACCACCTTGCAAAACAAGAGAATCtggctcttcctcctttgtTGGGCCTTCTTTACCGTCGGTACCACGGGACTTACATTTTACCAACCGACCGTGATAGCAAATCTTGGATTTACGTGA